One genomic region from Populus nigra chromosome 8, ddPopNigr1.1, whole genome shotgun sequence encodes:
- the LOC133701730 gene encoding ABC transporter C family member 13 isoform X2: MCACLHDVFCNRFLCFWWIMKSLLGILHLHRAFGSMEVVKCLKDSCVVLLDVMFGISINIIRIKRASPKSSSMEDPLLSVDTDIEEGFHGDSGNAKSYWDHMTFRTITSVMNHGVIKQLGFDDLLSLPNDMEPSTCHDKLSSCWRVQLSSPNPFFFKAIFCAYGWPYLCLGLLKVFNDFIGFAGPLLLNKLIRFLQQDSMRWDGYLLALSLGLTSILKSFFDTQYSFHLGKLKLKLRSSIMTVIYQKVLCVTQSERSKFSEGEIQTFMSIDADRTVNLCNSFHDMWSLPLQIGVALYLLYTQVKFAFLSGLAITILLIPVNKWISELIASATEKMMKQKDERIRRTGEILTHIRTLKMYGWEHLFSSWLMETRSSEVKHLATRKYLDAWCVFFWATTPTLFSVFTFGLFTLMGHQLDAATVFTCLALFNNLISPLNSFPWVINGLIDAFISTRRLSRFLCCSEYKHVLKCKAECEDMAVIVDDASCTWSSSEEKQPNLVLNHVNLCLSKGSLVAIIGEVGSGKSSLLSAILGEMTLIHGLVHSSGSVAYVPQVPWIMSGTIRDNILFGKNYDSRRYSDTIRACALDVDISLMAGGDMAHIGSKGINLSGGQRARLALARAIYQGLDTYMLDDVLSAVDAQVARWILHNAILGPFMDQKTRILCTHNVQAISSADMVVVMDKGQVTWVGSSVDLAVSSYPAFSPQNEFDALSDVQGKELSMADSIQVSHSHLPERESNHVSEEVQEIVEAELRKEGRVELAVYKNYAAFSGWFITVVIFLSAILMQASRNGNDLWLSFWVDTAGSSQTEYSISFYLVVLCIFCIINSALTLVRAFSFAFGGLRAAVQVHNTLLNKLIDAPVQFFDQTPGGRILNRFSSDLYTIDDSLPFILNILLANFVGLLGIAVILSYVQVFFLLLLLPFWFIYSKLQFFYRSTSRELRRLDSVSRSPIYATFTETLDGASTIRAFKSEDFFMEKFIEHVTLYQRTSYSEIIASLWLSLRLQLLAAVIVSFVAMMAVIGSHDYLPISFGTPGLVGLALSYAAPIVSLLGSFLTSFTETEKEMVSVERALQYMDIPQEELRGSQSLNLDWPFQGTIEFQNVTMRYMPSLPPALRGISFTVPGGMKVGVVGRTGAGKSSILNALFRLTPICSGCIVVDGLDITDVPVRDLRPRFAVVPQSPFLFEGSLRDNLDPFQMNNDLKIWDILEKCHVKEEVESAGGLDIHVKESGSSFSVGQRQLLCLARALLKFSKVLCLDECTANVDTRTASVLQSTIFSECRAMTVITIAHRISTVLNMDNILVLDRGNLVEQGNPQALLQDESSIFSSFAKASTM, from the exons ATGTGTGCCTGCTTACATGATGTTTTTTGCAACCGGTTCCTATGTTTCTGGTGGATCATGAAATCACTATTAGGAATCCTTCATCTGCATAGAGCATTTGGTTCAATGGAG GTCGTGAAATGCCTTAAAGACAGTTGTGTTGTTTTGTTAGATGTCATGTTTGGCATATCCATCAACATTATCAGGATAAAACGGGCATCTCCCAAGAGCAG TTCAATGGAAGATCCACTTCTTTCTGTGGACACAGACATCGAGGAGGGTTTTCATGGAGACTCT GGAAATGCTAAGAGCTATTGGGATCACATGACATTCAGAACTATCACTTCTGTGATGAATCATGGAGTCATAAAGCAGCTTGGATTTGATGATTTACTTTCGCTACCTAATGACATGGAGCCTTCTACCTGTCATGATAAATTGTCAAGCTGCTGGAGAGTTCAGCTGAGCAGTCCTAACCCTTTCTTCTTTAAAGCAATCTTTTGTGCATACGGATGGCCGTATCTTTGTCTTGGTCTGCTTAAG GTGTTCAATGACTTTATTGGTTTTGCGGGACCCCTGCTTCTTAATAAGCTCATTCGGTTTCTTCAGCAAG ATTCTATGCGATGGGACGGCTATCTTCTTGCATTATCTTTGGGCCTCACCTCTATCTTAAA ATCCTTTTTTGATACACAATACTCGTTTCATCTTGGAAAATTGAAGCTAAAGCTACGATCTAGTATCATGACTGTAATTTATCAGAag GTCCTATGCGTTACCCAATCAGAGCGATCGAAATTTTCTGAGGGGGAAATACAGACATTTATGTCAATAGATGCTGATCGAACTGTCAACTTGTGTAACAGTTTCCATGATATGTGGAG CTTGCCTTTGCAAATTGGAGTGGCACTGTATCTTTTGTATACACAAGTCAAGTTTGCCTTTCTTTCTGGACTGGCCATAACCATCCTTTTGATACCAG tGAATAAATGGATTTCTGAATTGATTGCAAGTGCTACTGAGAAAATGATGAAGCAAAAAGATGAGAG GATTAGGAGGACAGGAGAAATCTTGACCCATATTCGAACTTTAAAGATGTATGGTTGGGAGCATCTTTTCTCTAGCTGGCTGATGGAGACTAGATCCTCAGAAGTCAAGCACTTAGCT ACACGAAAATATTTGGATGCCTGGTGTGTATTCTTTTGGGCCACAACACCAACTCTTTTCTCCGTATTCACTTTTGGACTTTTTACTTTGATGGGGCATCAACTTGATGCTGCAACG GTCTTCACTTGTCTGGCTCTGTTTAATAATTTGATCTCTCCTCTTAATTCATTCCCATGGGTCATTAATGGATTAATTGAT GCCTTTATATCAACTAGACGGTTGAGCAGGTTCCTCTGCTGTTCAGAATACAAACATGTACTGAAATGCAAAGCTGAGTGTGAAGATATGGCTGTCATAGTGGATGATGCTTCTTGTACTTGGTCAAGCAGTGAAGAAAAGCAACCAAACCTGGTGTTGAATCATGTGAATCTGTGCCTTTCAAAGGGTTCATTGGTTGCGATAATTGGAGAG GTTGGTTCAGGTAAATCATCCTTGTTAAGTGCAATACTAGGAGAAATGACGCTCATCCATGGATTAGTTCATTCAAGTGGATCTGTAGCATATGTACCACAG GTTCCGTGGATTATGTCTGGAACAATACGTGACAATATTTTGTTTGggaaaaattatgattcaagaaG ATATTCAGATACAATCCGGGCCTGTGCATTAGATGTTGATATTTCACTAATGGCTGGAGGTGACATGGCTCATATTGGATCTAAAGGAATTAACTTATCTGGTGGACAGAGAGCTCGTCTTGCTTTGGCAAG GGCCATTTATCAAGGGTTGGACACATATATGCTTGATGATGTGCTCAGTGCAGTCGATGCACAAGTTGCTAGGTGGATCTTACACAATGCTATTCTTGGTCCTTTTATGGACCAAAAGACTCGTATTCTTTGCACCCACAATGTACAG GCAATTTCTTCTGCTGATATGGTTGTTGTAATGGATAAAGGACAAGTGACATGGGTTGGAAGTTCAGTTGACTTGGCAGTTTCATCATATCCAGCATTTTCTCCCCAAAACGAATTTGATGCACTCTCTGATGTTCAAGGGAAAGAACTGAGCATGGCTGATTCTATTCAAGTCAGTCATAGTCACCTTCCTGAGAGGGAGTCTAATCATGTTTCAGAGGAAGTACAAGAGATCGTTGAGGCTGAGTTACGGAAAGAGGGCAGAGTTGAACTTGCTGTATAcaa GAATTATGCAGCATTTTCTGGTTGGTTCATCACAGTTGTAATATTTCTCTCAGCTATTCTAATGCAAGCTTCTCGTAATGGAAATGATCTGTGGCTGTCATTTTGGGTTGACACGGCAGGGAGCAGTCAGACagagtactcaatttccttttaCCTg GTTGTACTCTGTATATTTTGCATTATAAATTCCGCTCTAACATTGGTAAGAGCATTCTCCTTTGCATTTGGTGGGTTACGTGCTGCAGTTCAGGTGCATAATACATTGCTTAATAAGCTTATTGATGCACCCGTACAATTCTTTGATCAAACACCAGGTGGAAGAATACTTAACAG GTTTTCTTCAGATCTCTACACAATAGATGATTCTCTTCCCTTCATCCTCAACATTCTCCTTGCCAATTTTGTTGGCCTGTTGGGAATAGCAGTAATTTTGTCATATGTGCAG GTCTTCTTCTTGCTTCTGCTATTGCCATTTTGGTTTATCTACAGCAAGCTACAG TTCTTTTACAGATCAACATCAAGGGAACTGCGAAGGCTGGACAGTGTTTCACGTTCTCCAATATACGCAACCTTCACAGAGACACTCGATGGAGCATCCACCATTAGGGCATTCAAGTCTGAG GACTTTTTCATGGAGAAATTTATTGAGCATGTGACTTTGTATCAGCGAACATCTTACTCGGAGATAATAGCAAGTTTGTGGCTTTCCCTGCGTCTCCAG TTGTTAGCAGCAGTTATCGTCTCATTTGTTGCCATGATGGCTGTTATTGGATCTCATGACTATTTACCAATCAGCTTTGGCACCCCCGGGCTC GTAGGTTTGGCTCTCTCATATGCAGCTCCAATCGTGTCTCTATTAGGAAGTTTCTTAACAAGTTTTACTGAAACCGAGAAGGAAATGGTATCTGTTGAGAGAGCTCTTCAG TATATGGACATTCCCCAAGAAGAACTCAGGGGATCTCAGTCTCTGAATCTAGACTGGCCATTTCAAGGAACGATTGAGTTTCAGAATGTTACGATGAGATATATGCCGTCTTTGCCACCTGCACTACGTGGAATTAGTTTTACAGTTCCTGGAGGGATGAAG GTTGGAGTTGTTGGGAGAACAGGTGCTGGCAAATCTAGTATTTTGAATGCCCTTTTTCGCCTAACTCCAATATGCAGTGGTTGTATTGTCGTGGATGGCCTTGACATAACTGATGTTCCTGTTAGAGATCTCCGTCCACGCTTTGCTGTTGTTCCTCAGAGTCCATTCCTATTTGAAGGGTCATTAAG GGATAACCTAGATCCATTCCAGATGAATAATGACTTGAAAATCTGGGATATTCTGGAGAAATGCCATGTCAAAGAGGAAGTAGAATCAGCAGGCGGACTGGATATCCACGTAAAGGAATCTGGATCATCCTTTTCTGTTGGGCAAAGGCAGCTCCTTTGCCTTGCACGAGCTCTTCTTAAATTTTCCAAG GTACTTTGTTTGGATGAGTGCACAGCCAATGTTGACACTCGAACAGCTTCAGTACTACAAAGTACAATATTCAGTGAATGCAGGGCCATGACGGTGATCACGATTGCTCATCGCATTTCCACAGTTTTGAATATGGACAACATCCTTGTTCTTGACCGAGGAAACCTG GTTGAGCAAGGTAACCCACAAGCTCTTCTACAAGACGAATCCTCCATATTTTCAAGTTTTGCTAAAGCTTCAACAATGTAG
- the LOC133700657 gene encoding probable N-acetyltransferase HLS1, which produces MSLKIAADNFPPLLVGETENFVVVREYDEGRDKVAVEEMEKRCEIGQRGKPSLVTDLMGDPICRIRHFPSHVMLVAESGEGGEMAGVIRACIKTVTRGSSGYVKLAYILGLRVSPSHRRLGIGIKLVQEIENRCKQQGAEYSYMATDCTNESSINLFTRKCCYTKFRTLTMLVQPVHAHYKPLGSGNATIRLTPKLAETIYSRVFVDAEFFAKDIGTILSSKLNLGTFMAVPKNCLPQWDPKTGILPSNFAILSVWNTKEVFKLQVKGVSKLTHACCTGSRLLDAWMPWLRLPSFPDVFRQFGVYFLYGLHMEGKNAPRLMKSLCAFAHNMARDDDGCGAVVAEVGQRDPVREVIPHWRKFSWAEDLWCIKKLADEKPDVDRESETPDWMKRGSSSPVIFVDPRDS; this is translated from the exons ATGTCACTAAAAATAGCTGCAGACAATTTCCCACCATTGCTGGTCGGCGAGACGGAGAATTTTGTGGTGGTGAGAGAGTATGATGAAGGTAGAGACAAGGTGGCTGTAGAGGAAATGGAAAAGAGGTGTGAGATTGGCCAAAGGGGAAAGCCTTCACTTGTTACTGATCTTATGGGCGATCCGATTTGTCGGATTCGCCATTTTCCATCTCATGTTATGCTT GTTGCTGAATCCGGTGAAGGAGGAGAGATGGCAGGGGTAATAAGAGCCTGTATAAAAACCGTGACAAGAGGAAGTTCAGGTTATGTAAAGCTGGCTTATATTCTGGGATTAAGGGTTTCTCCTTCTCACag GAGGCTTGGCATTGGCATAAAATTGGTTCAAGAAATAGAAAACAGGTGTAAGCAACAAGGTGCAGAGTATTCATACATGGCTACAGATTGCACCAATGAATCTTCCATCAATTTGTTCACAAGAAAATGTTGTTACACAAAATTTAGGACTCTTACCATGCTAGTGCAGCCGGTTCACGCGCATTACAAGCCATTAGGCTCCGGCAATGCAACAATCCGACTCACACCAAAACTCGCAGAAACAATTTACTCTCGAGTGTTTGTCGATGCAGAATTCTTCGCTAAAGATATTGGCACAATTTTGTCTAGTAAGCTCAATTTGGGCACATTCATGGCTGTGCCCAAGAATTGTCTCCCTCAATGGGATCCGAAAACAGGAATCCTGCCCTCAAATTTCGCCATACTAAGCGTATGGAACACTAAAGAAGTGTTCAAATTACAAGTCAAGGGAGTGTCTAAATTAACGCATGCATGTTGCACAGGCTCTAGGTTGTTAGATGCTTGGATGCCATGGCTAAGGCTGCCTTCATTTCCTGACGTATTTAGACAATTCGGTGTTTATTTCTTGTACGGGCTACACATGGAGGGTAAAAATGCACCGCGGCTCATGAAGTCTCTATGTGCATTTGCACATAATATGGCTAGAGATGATGATGGGTGTGGGGCCGTGGTGGCTGAGGTGGGCCAGAGGGACCCTGTTAGGGAGGTGATCCCTCACTGGAGGAAATTCTCATGGGCTGAAGATTTGTGGTGCATCAAGAAGCTTGCTGATGAAAAACCAGATGTTGATAGAGAATCTGAGACGCCGGATTGGATGAAACGTGGATCTTCTTCACCGGTCATTTTTGTTGACCCACGGGATAGTTGA
- the LOC133701730 gene encoding ABC transporter C family member 13 isoform X1, whose translation MEFKKSLFCPNSPFVWEGNTFSECFDNLVPGFSANVVTIVIILVLAITRSNASRVPRISCTEKTVFRFLPFLGAFVSFMDLILLVNKELHGNFIAYHEWLFRSSQLIVWTVIIISSMCACLHDVFCNRFLCFWWIMKSLLGILHLHRAFGSMEVVKCLKDSCVVLLDVMFGISINIIRIKRASPKSSSMEDPLLSVDTDIEEGFHGDSGNAKSYWDHMTFRTITSVMNHGVIKQLGFDDLLSLPNDMEPSTCHDKLSSCWRVQLSSPNPFFFKAIFCAYGWPYLCLGLLKVFNDFIGFAGPLLLNKLIRFLQQDSMRWDGYLLALSLGLTSILKSFFDTQYSFHLGKLKLKLRSSIMTVIYQKVLCVTQSERSKFSEGEIQTFMSIDADRTVNLCNSFHDMWSLPLQIGVALYLLYTQVKFAFLSGLAITILLIPVNKWISELIASATEKMMKQKDERIRRTGEILTHIRTLKMYGWEHLFSSWLMETRSSEVKHLATRKYLDAWCVFFWATTPTLFSVFTFGLFTLMGHQLDAATVFTCLALFNNLISPLNSFPWVINGLIDAFISTRRLSRFLCCSEYKHVLKCKAECEDMAVIVDDASCTWSSSEEKQPNLVLNHVNLCLSKGSLVAIIGEVGSGKSSLLSAILGEMTLIHGLVHSSGSVAYVPQVPWIMSGTIRDNILFGKNYDSRRYSDTIRACALDVDISLMAGGDMAHIGSKGINLSGGQRARLALARAIYQGLDTYMLDDVLSAVDAQVARWILHNAILGPFMDQKTRILCTHNVQAISSADMVVVMDKGQVTWVGSSVDLAVSSYPAFSPQNEFDALSDVQGKELSMADSIQVSHSHLPERESNHVSEEVQEIVEAELRKEGRVELAVYKNYAAFSGWFITVVIFLSAILMQASRNGNDLWLSFWVDTAGSSQTEYSISFYLVVLCIFCIINSALTLVRAFSFAFGGLRAAVQVHNTLLNKLIDAPVQFFDQTPGGRILNRFSSDLYTIDDSLPFILNILLANFVGLLGIAVILSYVQVFFLLLLLPFWFIYSKLQFFYRSTSRELRRLDSVSRSPIYATFTETLDGASTIRAFKSEDFFMEKFIEHVTLYQRTSYSEIIASLWLSLRLQLLAAVIVSFVAMMAVIGSHDYLPISFGTPGLVGLALSYAAPIVSLLGSFLTSFTETEKEMVSVERALQYMDIPQEELRGSQSLNLDWPFQGTIEFQNVTMRYMPSLPPALRGISFTVPGGMKVGVVGRTGAGKSSILNALFRLTPICSGCIVVDGLDITDVPVRDLRPRFAVVPQSPFLFEGSLRDNLDPFQMNNDLKIWDILEKCHVKEEVESAGGLDIHVKESGSSFSVGQRQLLCLARALLKFSKVLCLDECTANVDTRTASVLQSTIFSECRAMTVITIAHRISTVLNMDNILVLDRGNLVEQGNPQALLQDESSIFSSFAKASTM comes from the exons ATGGAGTTCAAGAAGTCCCTCTTTTGCCCTAATTCTCCCTTT gtatGGGAGGGGAACACATTCTCGGAgtgttttgataattta GTTCCAGGATTCAGTGCGAACGTGGTGACCATTGTTATAATTTTGGTGCTTGCAATTACTCGAAGCAATGCCAGTCGAGTTCCCAGG ATAAGTTGTACAGAAAAGACTGTTTTTCGTTTTCTTCCTTTCCTGGGAGCATTTGTCTCATTTATGGACTTGATTTTGCTTGTGAATAAAGAACTTCATGGAAACTTTATTGCATATCATGAGTGGCTTTTCAGAAGTTCTCAATTGATAGTCTGG ACAGTTATCATAATATCATCTATGTGTGCCTGCTTACATGATGTTTTTTGCAACCGGTTCCTATGTTTCTGGTGGATCATGAAATCACTATTAGGAATCCTTCATCTGCATAGAGCATTTGGTTCAATGGAG GTCGTGAAATGCCTTAAAGACAGTTGTGTTGTTTTGTTAGATGTCATGTTTGGCATATCCATCAACATTATCAGGATAAAACGGGCATCTCCCAAGAGCAG TTCAATGGAAGATCCACTTCTTTCTGTGGACACAGACATCGAGGAGGGTTTTCATGGAGACTCT GGAAATGCTAAGAGCTATTGGGATCACATGACATTCAGAACTATCACTTCTGTGATGAATCATGGAGTCATAAAGCAGCTTGGATTTGATGATTTACTTTCGCTACCTAATGACATGGAGCCTTCTACCTGTCATGATAAATTGTCAAGCTGCTGGAGAGTTCAGCTGAGCAGTCCTAACCCTTTCTTCTTTAAAGCAATCTTTTGTGCATACGGATGGCCGTATCTTTGTCTTGGTCTGCTTAAG GTGTTCAATGACTTTATTGGTTTTGCGGGACCCCTGCTTCTTAATAAGCTCATTCGGTTTCTTCAGCAAG ATTCTATGCGATGGGACGGCTATCTTCTTGCATTATCTTTGGGCCTCACCTCTATCTTAAA ATCCTTTTTTGATACACAATACTCGTTTCATCTTGGAAAATTGAAGCTAAAGCTACGATCTAGTATCATGACTGTAATTTATCAGAag GTCCTATGCGTTACCCAATCAGAGCGATCGAAATTTTCTGAGGGGGAAATACAGACATTTATGTCAATAGATGCTGATCGAACTGTCAACTTGTGTAACAGTTTCCATGATATGTGGAG CTTGCCTTTGCAAATTGGAGTGGCACTGTATCTTTTGTATACACAAGTCAAGTTTGCCTTTCTTTCTGGACTGGCCATAACCATCCTTTTGATACCAG tGAATAAATGGATTTCTGAATTGATTGCAAGTGCTACTGAGAAAATGATGAAGCAAAAAGATGAGAG GATTAGGAGGACAGGAGAAATCTTGACCCATATTCGAACTTTAAAGATGTATGGTTGGGAGCATCTTTTCTCTAGCTGGCTGATGGAGACTAGATCCTCAGAAGTCAAGCACTTAGCT ACACGAAAATATTTGGATGCCTGGTGTGTATTCTTTTGGGCCACAACACCAACTCTTTTCTCCGTATTCACTTTTGGACTTTTTACTTTGATGGGGCATCAACTTGATGCTGCAACG GTCTTCACTTGTCTGGCTCTGTTTAATAATTTGATCTCTCCTCTTAATTCATTCCCATGGGTCATTAATGGATTAATTGAT GCCTTTATATCAACTAGACGGTTGAGCAGGTTCCTCTGCTGTTCAGAATACAAACATGTACTGAAATGCAAAGCTGAGTGTGAAGATATGGCTGTCATAGTGGATGATGCTTCTTGTACTTGGTCAAGCAGTGAAGAAAAGCAACCAAACCTGGTGTTGAATCATGTGAATCTGTGCCTTTCAAAGGGTTCATTGGTTGCGATAATTGGAGAG GTTGGTTCAGGTAAATCATCCTTGTTAAGTGCAATACTAGGAGAAATGACGCTCATCCATGGATTAGTTCATTCAAGTGGATCTGTAGCATATGTACCACAG GTTCCGTGGATTATGTCTGGAACAATACGTGACAATATTTTGTTTGggaaaaattatgattcaagaaG ATATTCAGATACAATCCGGGCCTGTGCATTAGATGTTGATATTTCACTAATGGCTGGAGGTGACATGGCTCATATTGGATCTAAAGGAATTAACTTATCTGGTGGACAGAGAGCTCGTCTTGCTTTGGCAAG GGCCATTTATCAAGGGTTGGACACATATATGCTTGATGATGTGCTCAGTGCAGTCGATGCACAAGTTGCTAGGTGGATCTTACACAATGCTATTCTTGGTCCTTTTATGGACCAAAAGACTCGTATTCTTTGCACCCACAATGTACAG GCAATTTCTTCTGCTGATATGGTTGTTGTAATGGATAAAGGACAAGTGACATGGGTTGGAAGTTCAGTTGACTTGGCAGTTTCATCATATCCAGCATTTTCTCCCCAAAACGAATTTGATGCACTCTCTGATGTTCAAGGGAAAGAACTGAGCATGGCTGATTCTATTCAAGTCAGTCATAGTCACCTTCCTGAGAGGGAGTCTAATCATGTTTCAGAGGAAGTACAAGAGATCGTTGAGGCTGAGTTACGGAAAGAGGGCAGAGTTGAACTTGCTGTATAcaa GAATTATGCAGCATTTTCTGGTTGGTTCATCACAGTTGTAATATTTCTCTCAGCTATTCTAATGCAAGCTTCTCGTAATGGAAATGATCTGTGGCTGTCATTTTGGGTTGACACGGCAGGGAGCAGTCAGACagagtactcaatttccttttaCCTg GTTGTACTCTGTATATTTTGCATTATAAATTCCGCTCTAACATTGGTAAGAGCATTCTCCTTTGCATTTGGTGGGTTACGTGCTGCAGTTCAGGTGCATAATACATTGCTTAATAAGCTTATTGATGCACCCGTACAATTCTTTGATCAAACACCAGGTGGAAGAATACTTAACAG GTTTTCTTCAGATCTCTACACAATAGATGATTCTCTTCCCTTCATCCTCAACATTCTCCTTGCCAATTTTGTTGGCCTGTTGGGAATAGCAGTAATTTTGTCATATGTGCAG GTCTTCTTCTTGCTTCTGCTATTGCCATTTTGGTTTATCTACAGCAAGCTACAG TTCTTTTACAGATCAACATCAAGGGAACTGCGAAGGCTGGACAGTGTTTCACGTTCTCCAATATACGCAACCTTCACAGAGACACTCGATGGAGCATCCACCATTAGGGCATTCAAGTCTGAG GACTTTTTCATGGAGAAATTTATTGAGCATGTGACTTTGTATCAGCGAACATCTTACTCGGAGATAATAGCAAGTTTGTGGCTTTCCCTGCGTCTCCAG TTGTTAGCAGCAGTTATCGTCTCATTTGTTGCCATGATGGCTGTTATTGGATCTCATGACTATTTACCAATCAGCTTTGGCACCCCCGGGCTC GTAGGTTTGGCTCTCTCATATGCAGCTCCAATCGTGTCTCTATTAGGAAGTTTCTTAACAAGTTTTACTGAAACCGAGAAGGAAATGGTATCTGTTGAGAGAGCTCTTCAG TATATGGACATTCCCCAAGAAGAACTCAGGGGATCTCAGTCTCTGAATCTAGACTGGCCATTTCAAGGAACGATTGAGTTTCAGAATGTTACGATGAGATATATGCCGTCTTTGCCACCTGCACTACGTGGAATTAGTTTTACAGTTCCTGGAGGGATGAAG GTTGGAGTTGTTGGGAGAACAGGTGCTGGCAAATCTAGTATTTTGAATGCCCTTTTTCGCCTAACTCCAATATGCAGTGGTTGTATTGTCGTGGATGGCCTTGACATAACTGATGTTCCTGTTAGAGATCTCCGTCCACGCTTTGCTGTTGTTCCTCAGAGTCCATTCCTATTTGAAGGGTCATTAAG GGATAACCTAGATCCATTCCAGATGAATAATGACTTGAAAATCTGGGATATTCTGGAGAAATGCCATGTCAAAGAGGAAGTAGAATCAGCAGGCGGACTGGATATCCACGTAAAGGAATCTGGATCATCCTTTTCTGTTGGGCAAAGGCAGCTCCTTTGCCTTGCACGAGCTCTTCTTAAATTTTCCAAG GTACTTTGTTTGGATGAGTGCACAGCCAATGTTGACACTCGAACAGCTTCAGTACTACAAAGTACAATATTCAGTGAATGCAGGGCCATGACGGTGATCACGATTGCTCATCGCATTTCCACAGTTTTGAATATGGACAACATCCTTGTTCTTGACCGAGGAAACCTG GTTGAGCAAGGTAACCCACAAGCTCTTCTACAAGACGAATCCTCCATATTTTCAAGTTTTGCTAAAGCTTCAACAATGTAG